One genomic segment of Cinclus cinclus chromosome 31, bCinCin1.1, whole genome shotgun sequence includes these proteins:
- the FDPS gene encoding farnesyl pyrophosphate synthase, with translation MSGGGEPGARAAAEREEFVAFFPQIVRDLTEDGLGHPEVGDAVARLKQVLEYNAPGGKCNRGLTVVAAFRRLAGPAQQDPDSLSSALAVGWCIELFQAFFLVADDIMDASLTRRGQLCWYKKEGIGLDAINDAFLLESSVYRLLRRYCGQQPYYLHLLELFLQTGYQTELGQTLDLITAPISQVDLSRFSEQRYKAIVKYKTAFYSFYLPVAAAMYMAGINGKEEHENAKAILLEMGEFFQIQDDYLDCYGDPALTGKVGTDIQDNKCSWLVVECLRRVTPEQRQILEENYGCKEPEKVAKVKELYNALGMEAAFREYEESSYRRLQELIGKHAQCLPREIFLDLAQKIYKRQK, from the exons ATGAGCGGCGGCGGCGAGCCCGGGGCGCGGGCAGCGGCCGAGCGCGAGGAGTTCGTCGCCTTCTTCCCGCAGATCGTCCGCGATCTGACGGAGGACGGGCTGGGGCACCCGGAGGTGGGAGACGCCGTGGCTCGGCTGAAGCAG GTGCTGGAGTACAACGCGCCGGGTGGGAAGTGTAACCGGGGGCTGACGGTGGTGGCCGCGTTCCGGCGGCTGGCGGGCCCCGCGCAGCAGGACCCGGACAGCCTCAGCTCCGCCCTGGCCGTGGGCTGGTGCATCGAGCTG TTCCAAGCCTTTTTCCTGGTGGCCGATGACATCATGGACGCGTCCCTGACTCGCCgggggcagctctgctggtacaAGAAG GAGGGGATCGGGCTGGATGCCATCAATGATGCTTTTCTCCTGGAGTCATCAGTGTACCGGCTGCTAAGGAGGTACTGTGGGCAGCAGCCCTACTACCTGCACCTGCTGGAACTCTTCCTGCAG ACAGGCTATCAGACCGAGCTGGGGCAGACCCTGGACCTCATCACTGCTCCCATTTCCCAGGTGGATCTGAGCCGGTTCAGCGAGCAGCG GTACAAAGCCATTGTGAAGTACAAGACAGCATTTTACTCCTTCTACCTGCCCGTTGCTGCAGCCATGTACATG GCAGGTATTAATGGCAAGGAGGAGCACGAGAATGCCAAAGCCATCCTGTTGGAGATGGGAGAGTTCTTCCAGATCCAG GATGATTACCTGGACTGCTATGGGGACCCAGCACTGACAGGGAAGGTTGGCACTGACATCCAGGACAACAAGTGCAGCTGGCTGGTGGTGGAATGTCTGCGCCGGGTCacaccagagcagaggcagatcTTAGAG GAGAACTATGGCTGTAAGGAGCCCGAGAAGGTGGCAAAGGTGAAGGAGCTCTACAATGCACTGGGCATGGAGGCTGCTTTCCGGGAGTACGAGGAGAGCAGCTACCGGCGGCTACAGGAGCTGATTGGGAAGCACGCCCAGTGCCTACCCCGGGAGATCTTCCTGGACCTCGCACAGAAGATCTACAAGCGCCAGAAGTGA
- the RUSC1 gene encoding AP-4 complex accessory subunit RUSC1, producing MLAPKKGLLCNLNHIHLQHISLGLHLSRHPELQDTDGSTGGGDQTGCTHCPENCEPVDANSNNPSVKCQCCESHAPEPETLGLQNQAVQEDFPCLHSGDEEEAASPCDLASSSSSSSSVSSCSDFSLDDSPVSVYCKGFTREESQSPDQQLNVIPVENAQDGKSLADQDRTCDGRDANHNSPVLRRATAVASKSPDSLCSNNSLDSHCDELSPSTGAQETTGTCTDLDPNCNPLPEPDAAPSAPPPVPERRHPEIPSSTPEPRPRPGSLPPPVPPRPRRRLQILNAHRAEQPLGPVLPAEPKAGPGELYRDTGTKTITSFHELAQRRKRNVAGPTVAQARVDRSDWLIVFSPDTELPPTSEFLSGTAGQEPAWPQPQQDGPARPPASRQREVTTFKELRSRSAARQPKGQRAEPAQHLPVPPGTGTGWGPPAPLGGQVLPASDGHQLRRRPRPSLQPIAEGQPRDVEKGGLPPGEKGLGTASVRRLGDPAVPRPAHRGDETCTGARPEPLAAGAAAGAAQPGGGRAEGPHGEQTKALLVAISSAVDKVIAHFSTARNLVQKAQLGDSRLNPDVGYLLLHTLCPALYALVEDGLKPFQKDVITGQRKNSPWSVVEASVKTGPNTRSLHSLCWHVAGLAPLSSTRQKFHAFILGLLNIKQLELWISHLQKSPGVISVLYSPTAFFALSQGPLPHLADELLLLIQPLSVLTFHLDLLFEHHHLSVDVRPLSRHLESPLSPGHHPVPVRGAVSVGGAARDSLEDETPPDALGRVGGTGGSTRARSQVTMGGLVPTPPVGAALHQTFQRVLRWGDQFGRTLLGSDTPAESHGSEEGAGGTGGGLSGWWGQLSQSSRIYTAPSKEKFPLVWWTKLRAAAGDPSPGQAAQSQTSMNEPRGTELQLLQTKAVPERSDAKPGSSTDTSGTSSPEDLFLPTGTGALTKLDDPVAGKNLPAASPEPPAGRNQAAPSGPEMGNPPRPDKGSWLGRLFGATNPSSRSFSPSPDTVLARSRRPSRWLSPSPVLAGVVKGLASDRSRAPEQPDRSTDRSTPALPQARRAVRALCDHTGTADGHLSFQKGDILELLSTVDEDWIRCCHGNSTGLVPVGYTSLIL from the exons ATGTTGGCTCCAAAGAAAGGCCTCCTGTGCAACCTCAACCACATCCACCTGCAGCACATTTCTCTGGGGCTGCACCTCTCCCGGCACCCTGAGCTCCAGGACACGGATGGTTCCACCGGTGGGGGAGACCAGACCGGCTGCACCCACTGCCCAGAGAACTGTGAGCCAGTGGATGCCAATTCCAACAATCCTTCCGTGAAATGCCAGTGTTGTGAGTCCCATGCTCCAGAGCCAGAGACACTCGGGCTCCAAAACCAGGCAGTGCAAGAGGATTTCCCCTGCCTGCACAGCGGAGATGAGGAGGAGGCGGCTTCCCCTTGTGATCtggcttcttcctcctcctcctcctcctctgtcagTAGCTGCTCCGATTTCAGCTTGGATGACTCCCCAGTCTCGGTGTACTGCAAAGGGTTCACCAGAGAAGAGTCCCAGTCCCCTGACCAGCAGCTGAACGTCATTCCCGTAGAAAACGCCCAGGATGGCAAATCTCTGGCTGACCAGGACAGGACGTGTGATGGGAGAGATGCCAACCACAACTCCCCGGTGCTCCGGAGAGCCACCGCCGTGGCCAGCAAGAGCCCAGACAGTCTCTGCAGCAACAACTCACTCGACTCCCACTGCGATGAGctctctcccagcacaggagcacaggagACCACTGGCACCTGCACTGACCTAGACCCCAATTGCAACCCCCTCCCTGAGCCTGATGCTGCACCTTCAGCACCGCCGCCTGTGCCAGAACGGCGGCATCCTGAGATCCCGAGCAGCACTCCGGAGCCACGGCCCCGGCCTGGCAGTCTCCCCCCGCCCGTGCCCCCTCGGCCCCGGCGGCGGCTGCAGATCCTCAACGcgcacagagctgagcagcccCTCGGGCCAGTGCTGCCGGCAGAACCCAAGGCTGGCCCAGGTGAGCTCTACAGAGACACGGGCACGAAGACCATCACTTCCTTCCACGAGCTGGcccagaggaggaagaggaacgTGGCTGGGCCCACAGTCGCCCAGGCCAGGGTTGACCGCAGCGACTGGCTGATCGTGTTCTCCCCTGACACGGAGCTGCCCCCCACCAGCGAGTTCCTGTCCGGCACTGCGGGCCAGGAGCCAGCCtggccccagccccagcaggatgGGCCAGCCAGGCCTCCCGCCTCCAGACAGAGAGAGGTGACAACGTTCAAGGAGCTGCGGTCCCGCAGTGCCGCCCGGCAGCCCAAGGGCCAGCGGGCAGAACCGGCCCAGCACCTCCCTGTGCCCCCGGGGACGGGCACGGGCTGGGGGCCCCCCGCGCCCCTGGGGGGACAGGTGCTGCCAGCCAGTGACGGGCACCAGCTGAGAAGGAGACCCCGGCCGAGCCTGCAGCCCATCGCGGAGGGGCAGCCGAGGGATGTGGAGAAAGGGGGGCTGCCCCCAGGGGAAAAGGGGCTGGGCACCGCCTCGGTCCGGAGGCTCGGGGACCCCGCCGTGCCACGGCCAGCTCATAGAGGAGACGAGACCTGCACGGGGG CCAGGCCCGAGCCGCTCGCCGCTGGAGCCGCCGCTGGAGCCGCCCAGCCTGGCGGGGGGAGAGCGGAGGGGCCCCATGGAGAGCAAACGAAAG CGCTGCTGGTCGCCATCAGCTCCGCCGTGGACAAGGTCATCGCCCACTTCAGCACTGCAAGGAACCTGGTGCAGAAa GCCCAGCTGGGGGACAGCCGGCTCAACCCCGATGTGGGGTACCTGCTGCTGCAcaccctctgccctgccctctACGCCCTGGTGGAGGATGGACTGAAGCCGTTCCAGAAGGATGTTATCACAGGCCAGCGGAAAAATTCCCCCTGGAGCGTGGTGGAAGCCTCTGTGAAGACAG GTCCCAACACCCGCTCCCTGcactccctgtgctggcacGTGGCTGGGCTGGCCCccctcagcagcaccaggcagaAGTTCCATGCCTTCATCCTTGGCCTTCTGAA CATTAAACAGCTGGAGTTGTGGATATCTCACCTGCAGAAGAGCCCAG gtgtgATCTCTGTGCTTTACTCACCCACGGCCTTCTTTGCCCTGAGCCAAGGCCCTCTTCCCCACCTTGCTGACgaactgctgctgctcatccAGCCGCTGTCGGTGCTGACTTTCCACCTGGACTTGCTCTTTGAACACCACCACCTCTCTGTGGATGTCCGGCCCTTGTCCCGCCACTTGGAGTCACCGCTGTCCCCTGGCCATCACCCCGTCCCGGTGCGGGGGGCTGTGTCTGTGGGTGGAGctgccagggacagcctggAGGATGAGACCCCCCCCGATGCTCTGGGCAgggtggggggcacagggggcaGCACAAGAGCCCGGTCCCAAGTGACCATGGGTGGGCTGGTCCCTACCCCCCCAGTAGGGGCTGCCCTGCACCAAACCTTCCAGCGCGTGCTGCGCTGGGGCGACCAGTTCGGCCGCACCTTGCTGGGATCTGACACCCCAGCGGAGAGTCACGGGTCTGAGGAAGGcgctgggggcactgggggtggCCTCAGTGGCTGGTGGGGCCAGCTgagccagagctccaggatttACACTGCTCCTAGCAAGGAAAAGTTCCCCTTGGTCTGGTGGACAAAGCTGCGGGCGGCTGCGGGAGATCCCAGCCCGGGCCAGGCTGCGCAATCCCAAACTTCCATGAATGAGCCCagaggcacagagctgcagctccttcagaccaaagctgtccctgaACGCTCCGATGCAAAGCCCGGCAGCAGCACTGACACCTCAGGGACCTCTTCCCCTGAAGACCTCTTCTTGCCCACTGGAACTGGGGCGCTCACCAAGCTAGATGATCCCGTTGCTGGAAAGAATCTCCCGGCTGCTTCCCCAGAGCCTCCTGCCGGCAGGAACCAGGCAGCACCTTCTGGCCCAGAGATGGGCAATCCTCCTCGTCCTGACAAGGGCAGCTGGCTGGGTCGGCTCTTTGGAGCCACCAACCCCTCGTCCAGGAGcttctcccccagccctgacaCCGTCTTGGCCAGGTCCAG GAGACCATCCCGCTGGCTGTCCCCCAGTCCTGTCCTGGCCGGAGTGGTGAAGGGCCTGGCATCCGACAGGAGCCGCGCTCCGGAGCAGCCAGACAGGAGCACGGACAGGAGCACGCCCGCCCTGCCCCAGGCCCGCAG GGCAGTTCGGGCTCTATGTGACCACACGGGCACCGCTGACGGGCACCTGAGCTTCCAGAAAGGAGACATCCTGGAGCTTCTCTCCACTGTGGATGAAGACTGGATCCGCTGCTGCCATGGAAACAGCACCGGCCTTGTTCCTGTTGGTTACACGTCTCTGATTTTGTGA